The following are encoded together in the Bradyrhizobium genosp. L genome:
- a CDS encoding dienelactone hydrolase family protein, translating into MTASAAVAAGYTLAAGPVRADVIKTDTSGLSAGDAKIKVADGDMPGYFARPAGAANPPVVLVAMEIFGLHEYIKDVTRRLAKLGAFAVAPDYYFRKGTDLTKITEIPQLMPIVNSKPDAELLSDLDATVAWAKSQGGDTSRLGIIGFCRGGRTVWEYAAHSTALKAGVAFYGPPVDPPNPLWPKSPMQLAPEMKAPVLGLYGEADTGIPVASVEAFKKALADNKKTAEFKIYPGAPHGFHADYRASYRKEAAEDGWNQMQGWLKKYGVLS; encoded by the coding sequence ATGACCGCGTCGGCCGCCGTCGCCGCCGGCTATACGCTGGCCGCCGGTCCGGTACGGGCCGACGTCATCAAGACCGATACCAGCGGGCTCAGCGCCGGCGATGCCAAGATCAAGGTCGCCGACGGCGACATGCCCGGCTATTTCGCCAGGCCTGCCGGTGCCGCCAATCCCCCGGTCGTGCTGGTCGCGATGGAGATTTTCGGGCTGCACGAATACATCAAGGACGTGACGCGCCGGCTTGCCAAGCTCGGCGCCTTCGCGGTGGCGCCCGACTACTATTTCCGCAAGGGCACCGACCTCACCAAGATCACCGAAATCCCGCAGCTGATGCCGATCGTGAACAGCAAGCCCGATGCCGAGCTGCTGAGCGATCTCGACGCGACGGTCGCGTGGGCGAAATCGCAGGGTGGCGACACCTCGCGGCTCGGCATCATCGGCTTCTGCCGCGGCGGTCGCACGGTGTGGGAATACGCGGCGCATTCAACGGCGCTCAAAGCCGGCGTCGCTTTCTATGGCCCGCCGGTTGATCCGCCGAACCCGCTCTGGCCGAAGAGCCCGATGCAGCTCGCGCCCGAGATGAAGGCGCCGGTGCTCGGCCTCTATGGCGAGGCCGACACCGGCATTCCGGTCGCGAGCGTCGAGGCATTCAAGAAGGCGCTCGCCGACAACAAGAAGACGGCCGAGTTCAAGATCTATCCCGGCGCGCCGCACGGCTTCCATGCCGACTATCGCGCAAGCTACCGCAAGGAGGCGGCCGAGGACGGCTGGAATCAAATGCAGGGCTGGTTGAAGAAATACGGCGTGCTGAGCTGA
- a CDS encoding gamma carbonic anhydrase family protein, whose protein sequence is MAIYELDGQAPDLPADGSTFIADNAVVIGKVRLKPRTSVWFGAVLRGDNEWIEIGEGSNVQDNSTLHVDPGFPLVIGKDVTIGHNAIVHGCTLEDGVLIGMGSIVMNGARIRRGSVVGAGSVITEGKEFPEYSLIIGAPARVVRTLDAAQIEQMTRPAKSYAIRGPQYKAGLKKIG, encoded by the coding sequence ATGGCGATCTACGAGCTCGATGGGCAGGCGCCCGATCTTCCCGCTGACGGCAGCACCTTCATCGCCGACAACGCCGTCGTGATCGGCAAGGTGCGGTTGAAGCCGAGGACGAGCGTCTGGTTCGGCGCCGTGCTGCGCGGCGACAATGAGTGGATCGAAATCGGCGAGGGCTCCAACGTCCAGGACAATTCGACGCTGCATGTCGATCCCGGCTTTCCGCTCGTGATCGGCAAGGACGTCACCATCGGCCACAACGCGATCGTGCATGGCTGCACGCTGGAGGATGGCGTGCTGATCGGGATGGGCTCGATCGTGATGAACGGCGCGCGGATCCGGCGCGGCAGCGTCGTCGGTGCCGGCTCGGTCATCACCGAGGGCAAGGAATTTCCGGAATACTCGCTGATCATCGGCGCGCCGGCGCGCGTGGTCCGCACGCTGGACGCAGCCCAGATCGAGCAGATGACGCGGCCGGCGAAGTCCTATGCCATCCGCGGTCCGCAGTACAAGGCGGGGCTGAAGAAGATCGGCTGA
- a CDS encoding DUF6949 family protein, with the protein MSPDTLNSLFSLFIGFALAGALANGYQMMAERPAGFGLLQQGAAPKTFAAVPFLVFAAPFIIMRNTLRGARIERRRFEFVMVATIISGFWSLMSGTFFVMTLRAAGVLA; encoded by the coding sequence ATGTCGCCTGATACCCTCAATTCCCTGTTCTCGCTCTTCATCGGCTTTGCGCTCGCTGGCGCATTGGCGAACGGCTACCAGATGATGGCGGAGCGTCCGGCCGGGTTCGGCCTGCTGCAGCAGGGTGCCGCGCCGAAGACATTTGCGGCGGTGCCGTTCCTGGTATTCGCCGCGCCCTTCATCATCATGCGCAACACGCTGCGCGGCGCACGCATCGAGCGCCGCCGCTTCGAATTCGTGATGGTGGCGACGATCATTTCGGGCTTCTGGAGCCTGATGTCCGGCACCTTCTTCGTGATGACGCTGCGTGCCGCGGGCGTGCTCGCCTGA
- a CDS encoding DUF3126 family protein — protein sequence MDVQEVRKLDAYLKRVFSNPKIRVVPRPKKDDSAEVYIGEEFVGVLFVDDEDDDRSFQFQMAILEEDLAE from the coding sequence GTGGACGTTCAAGAAGTCAGGAAGCTCGACGCGTATCTCAAACGCGTATTCAGCAATCCCAAGATCCGCGTGGTGCCGCGGCCGAAGAAGGACGACTCGGCCGAGGTCTATATCGGCGAGGAGTTTGTCGGCGTGCTGTTCGTCGACGACGAGGACGATGATCGCTCGTTCCAGTTCCAGATGGCGATCCTGGAAGAGGATCTGGCCGAGTAA
- the cysE gene encoding serine O-acetyltransferase, with protein sequence MAVHQVHPQGSKLAALDPIWDRIRSEAEDIVRREPELASFIYSTVLHHERLEDSVVHRIAERLDHAALSGDLIRQTYDEALRDAPDLGNAFRADLVAVYDRDPATSRFIDPLLYFKGFHALQTHRLAHWLHQKGRKDFAFYLQSRSSAVFQTDINPAAKIGRGIFLDHATGFVCGETAVIDDDVSILHGVTLGGTGKENEDRHPKIRHGVLIGAGAKILGNIEIGHCARIAAGSVVVKPVPHNVTVAGVPAKIVGEAGCAEPSRTMDQMLNAIGL encoded by the coding sequence ATGGCAGTTCATCAGGTCCATCCGCAGGGGAGCAAGCTTGCGGCGCTCGATCCGATCTGGGATCGCATCCGCAGCGAGGCGGAAGACATCGTCCGGCGCGAGCCGGAGCTGGCGTCGTTCATCTATTCGACTGTGCTGCATCATGAGCGGCTGGAAGATTCGGTGGTGCATCGCATTGCCGAGCGTCTCGACCACGCCGCGCTGTCGGGCGACCTGATCCGGCAGACCTATGACGAGGCGCTGCGCGATGCGCCCGATCTCGGCAACGCCTTCCGCGCCGACCTCGTCGCGGTCTATGACCGCGATCCCGCCACCTCGCGCTTCATCGATCCCTTGCTCTACTTCAAGGGCTTTCACGCGCTGCAGACCCATCGCCTGGCGCACTGGCTGCATCAGAAGGGCCGCAAGGATTTTGCCTTCTATCTGCAGAGCCGCTCCTCGGCGGTGTTCCAGACCGACATCAATCCGGCCGCCAAGATCGGCCGCGGTATCTTCCTCGATCACGCCACCGGATTCGTCTGCGGCGAGACCGCCGTCATCGACGACGACGTCTCGATCCTGCATGGCGTCACGCTCGGCGGCACCGGCAAGGAGAACGAGGATCGCCATCCGAAGATCCGCCATGGCGTGCTGATCGGCGCCGGTGCAAAGATCCTCGGCAATATCGAGATCGGCCATTGCGCGCGGATCGCGGCGGGCTCGGTCGTGGTGAAACCCGTGCCCCACAACGTCACAGTCGCGGGCGTGCCGGCGAAAATCGTCGGCGAGGCCGGCTGCGCCGAACCGTCGCGCACCATGGACCAGATGCTCAACGCAATCGGGCTTTGA
- a CDS encoding alpha/beta fold hydrolase: MPSFHHGDVEIAYIDEGEGEPIVLVHGFASSKNVNWIYPTWVSDLAKAGRRVIALDNRGHGESTKLYDSDEYEIAIMASDVIALMDHLGIARADVMGYSLGSRMTAILARQQPERLRSAILGGIGIGLIEGGGPGENVAEALEAASLDDVTDPVGRTFRAFADQTRSDRAALAACLRGSRRLMTRDEAAGIRVPVLIAVGSNDEIAGSAAALGRIIPGAEVLDIPNRDHMRAVGDKVYKTGVIDFLSRQA, translated from the coding sequence ATGCCGAGTTTCCACCACGGCGATGTTGAAATTGCCTATATCGACGAAGGCGAGGGTGAGCCGATCGTGCTCGTGCACGGCTTTGCGTCGAGCAAGAACGTCAACTGGATCTATCCGACCTGGGTGTCGGACCTGGCCAAGGCAGGCCGTCGCGTCATCGCGCTCGACAATCGCGGCCATGGCGAATCGACGAAGCTCTATGATTCCGACGAATACGAGATCGCGATCATGGCAAGCGACGTGATCGCGCTGATGGATCACCTCGGCATCGCGCGCGCCGACGTCATGGGCTATTCGCTGGGGTCGCGGATGACGGCGATCCTGGCGCGCCAGCAGCCGGAGCGGCTGCGCTCGGCGATCCTGGGCGGCATCGGCATCGGGCTGATCGAGGGCGGCGGCCCCGGCGAGAACGTCGCGGAGGCGCTGGAGGCGGCCTCGCTCGACGACGTCACCGATCCGGTCGGCCGCACCTTCCGCGCCTTCGCCGACCAGACCCGCTCCGACCGCGCCGCGCTCGCCGCCTGCCTGCGCGGCTCGCGGCGGTTGATGACGCGCGATGAGGCGGCCGGCATCCGGGTGCCGGTGCTGATCGCGGTCGGCAGCAACGACGAGATCGCGGGCTCAGCGGCGGCGCTCGGCAGGATCATCCCGGGAGCCGAGGTGCTCGATATCCCGAACCGCGATCATATGCGGGCGGTCGGCGACAAGGTCTACAAGACCGGTGTGATCGACTTCCTGTCCCGGCAGGCTTAG
- a CDS encoding zinc-finger domain-containing protein: MSDHVVPHFHNDAGVSVIEIGSQEFMCVGANPPFDHPHVFLDLGNDSEIICPYCSTLYRFASDLAPGEARPPECVLKDKVA; encoded by the coding sequence ATGTCCGACCACGTCGTCCCGCACTTCCATAACGATGCCGGTGTCTCGGTGATCGAGATCGGCTCGCAGGAATTCATGTGCGTGGGCGCCAACCCGCCGTTCGACCATCCGCACGTGTTCCTCGACCTCGGCAACGACAGCGAGATCATCTGCCCATACTGCTCGACGCTCTATCGCTTCGCCTCCGATCTCGCGCCCGGCGAAGCACGCCCGCCGGAATGCGTGCTGAAGGACAAGGTCGCTTGA
- a CDS encoding FAD-dependent monooxygenase has protein sequence MALTRTVIVAGAGIGGLTAALTLAAQGFRVIVLEKAERLEEAGAGIQLSPNASRILVELGLKERLARRAVTPEAVAIMSARAGGEITRMPLGEAAAFRAGSPYWVIHRADLQAALQDAANDHPDIDLRLGCQFEDVAKHAKGLTVVQRRGHARQEELAAALIGADGIWSSVRGQLFPDLQPKFSGLIAWRGTLEATALPREYTAPRVQLWMGPNAHLVAYPISGGRQINVVAIVGGTWNRPGWSAPGDTTEIKGAFAGARWPATARMLIGAVDGWRKWALFTLPDIGPWSEGAVALLGDAAHAMLPFAAQGAGMAIEDAAVLAKMLSGATGENVAGIPAALKRYARMRRARVVKVQRLARQQGRIYHLSGLPAIARDLAIRAIGPQRMLARQDWIYDWRAPA, from the coding sequence GTGGCGCTGACGCGAACCGTCATCGTTGCAGGCGCCGGAATCGGAGGCTTGACGGCGGCGCTGACACTGGCGGCACAGGGTTTTCGCGTCATCGTGCTGGAGAAGGCCGAACGGCTCGAGGAAGCCGGCGCCGGCATCCAGCTCTCTCCAAATGCCAGCCGCATCCTGGTCGAACTCGGGCTGAAGGAACGGCTGGCGCGGCGTGCGGTGACGCCCGAAGCCGTCGCCATCATGAGCGCACGCGCCGGCGGCGAGATCACACGGATGCCGCTCGGCGAGGCCGCCGCGTTCCGCGCCGGATCGCCCTATTGGGTGATCCACCGCGCCGACCTGCAGGCCGCGCTGCAGGATGCGGCGAACGATCATCCCGACATCGATCTCCGTCTCGGTTGCCAGTTCGAGGACGTGGCCAAGCATGCCAAGGGCCTGACCGTGGTGCAGCGGCGCGGCCATGCGCGGCAGGAGGAACTTGCCGCGGCGCTGATCGGCGCCGACGGGATCTGGTCGTCGGTGCGCGGGCAATTGTTTCCGGATCTACAACCGAAATTCTCCGGTCTGATCGCCTGGCGCGGCACGCTGGAGGCGACCGCCCTGCCGCGCGAATACACCGCGCCGCGAGTACAGCTGTGGATGGGACCGAATGCGCATCTCGTGGCCTATCCGATTTCGGGTGGACGCCAGATCAATGTGGTGGCGATCGTCGGCGGCACCTGGAACCGGCCGGGCTGGAGCGCGCCCGGCGACACCACCGAGATCAAGGGCGCATTCGCGGGCGCGCGCTGGCCTGCGACCGCGCGCATGCTGATCGGCGCGGTCGACGGCTGGCGCAAATGGGCGCTGTTCACTCTGCCCGACATCGGGCCGTGGAGCGAAGGCGCGGTGGCGCTGCTCGGCGACGCCGCGCATGCGATGCTGCCGTTCGCAGCCCAAGGCGCCGGCATGGCGATCGAGGATGCGGCCGTGCTGGCGAAGATGCTGAGCGGCGCGACAGGCGAGAACGTCGCGGGAATTCCCGCAGCGCTGAAACGTTACGCGCGGATGCGCCGCGCCCGCGTCGTCAAGGTGCAGCGCCTGGCGCGGCAGCAGGGCCGCATCTATCACTTGAGCGGACTGCCTGCGATCGCGCGCGATCTTGCGATTCGCGCGATCGGACCGCAGCGCATGCTGGCGCGGCAGGACTGGATCTACGACTGGCGGGCACCGGCCTAG
- a CDS encoding twin-arginine translocation pathway signal: protein MTVPFPCCRSQSRAAAALVMLVLAATVSGCAQIGDAVPSAFADPAKYELYDCKQLEAERKGLAGRASDQESLMSKAEKGVGGTVVSELTYRNELIAIHSQQKLAEEAWRKNRCHESPPEPVATPTPTPTPTPAAKGTRAPRSAIH, encoded by the coding sequence ATGACCGTTCCTTTCCCTTGCTGCCGGAGCCAGTCGCGCGCGGCGGCCGCTCTCGTGATGCTCGTGCTGGCTGCGACCGTCTCCGGCTGCGCGCAGATCGGCGATGCCGTGCCGTCGGCGTTCGCCGACCCCGCCAAATACGAGCTTTATGACTGCAAGCAGCTCGAGGCCGAGCGCAAGGGTCTCGCCGGCCGTGCGTCCGACCAGGAATCCCTGATGTCGAAAGCCGAGAAGGGCGTCGGCGGCACCGTGGTGTCGGAACTGACCTATCGCAACGAGCTGATCGCGATCCACTCCCAGCAGAAGCTCGCCGAAGAGGCCTGGCGCAAGAACCGGTGCCATGAATCGCCGCCGGAGCCCGTGGCGACGCCGACGCCAACACCTACGCCGACGCCCGCCGCAAAGGGCACGCGGGCGCCGCGGTCGGCGATCCATTGA
- a CDS encoding metallophosphoesterase family protein: protein MTMHHLIPNPNPGANPASRFAKTRRAFLEPISNPKNNPHFEKPPLTNNVNLVLPLRVILPGVAAAAAAAKKLVFHVIGDSGGIHGDDVQVAVAEAMEGQIKSASGADAPSFLYHVGDVVYFNGQSELYGAQFYEPYQYYPAPIFAIPGNHDGDTRVRSGDTPDSEPSLFGFMENFCAPQAHQIGAYRATMTQPYVYWMLEAPLVTVIGLYSNVEGTLDARGAFEQQRWLEEQLLSVKKSDGFIVIAVHHPPYSLDKTHGGYPDIVASLDQAMEHTGVIPHAVLSGHVHNMQRFTRRYKNRQIPYIIDGRGGYANNDRLAHKLQKSDAGEYPTAPVKAVSTQDKTLDLDLDYYDQDSAGFLRVTVTTDKLTIDSFSVPFTGGEFDDVVRDSVTVKRDGTIDRPPPAGGRRKRR, encoded by the coding sequence ATGACGATGCATCACCTCATCCCGAATCCCAATCCCGGTGCAAACCCGGCCAGCCGCTTCGCCAAGACCAGGCGCGCGTTTCTCGAGCCGATCTCGAATCCGAAGAACAATCCGCACTTCGAAAAGCCGCCGCTGACCAACAACGTCAACCTGGTGCTGCCGTTGCGCGTGATCTTGCCGGGCGTGGCGGCTGCGGCCGCGGCGGCGAAGAAACTGGTGTTTCATGTGATCGGTGATTCCGGCGGCATTCACGGTGACGATGTTCAGGTCGCGGTTGCGGAGGCCATGGAAGGCCAGATCAAGTCCGCAAGCGGCGCCGACGCGCCATCGTTTCTCTACCACGTCGGCGACGTCGTCTATTTCAACGGGCAGAGCGAGCTCTATGGCGCGCAATTCTACGAGCCCTATCAATATTACCCGGCGCCGATCTTCGCCATTCCGGGCAACCATGACGGCGATACGCGGGTGCGGAGCGGCGATACGCCGGACAGCGAACCGTCGCTGTTCGGCTTCATGGAGAACTTCTGCGCGCCGCAAGCCCACCAGATCGGCGCCTATCGCGCGACCATGACGCAGCCCTACGTCTACTGGATGCTGGAGGCGCCGCTGGTCACGGTCATCGGCCTCTACTCCAACGTCGAAGGCACGCTCGATGCGCGCGGCGCCTTCGAGCAGCAGCGCTGGCTGGAGGAGCAGTTGCTGAGCGTCAAGAAGAGCGACGGCTTCATCGTCATCGCCGTCCATCACCCGCCATACTCGCTGGACAAGACCCATGGCGGCTATCCCGACATCGTGGCGTCGCTCGACCAGGCGATGGAGCACACCGGCGTGATCCCGCACGCCGTGCTGTCGGGCCACGTCCACAACATGCAGCGGTTCACGCGACGCTACAAGAACCGCCAGATCCCCTACATCATCGACGGTCGCGGCGGCTACGCCAACAACGACCGGCTCGCCCACAAGCTCCAGAAGAGTGACGCCGGCGAATACCCGACCGCGCCGGTGAAGGCGGTGTCGACCCAGGACAAGACCCTCGATCTCGATCTCGACTATTACGATCAGGACAGCGCAGGCTTCCTGCGCGTCACCGTGACGACGGACAAGCTGACCATCGACTCGTTCAGTGTTCCCTTCACCGGCGGCGAGTTCGACGACGTCGTCCGCGACAGCGTGACCGTGAAGCGCGACGGCACCATCGACCGGCCGCCGCCGGCCGGCGGTCGTCGCAAGCGGCGGTGA
- a CDS encoding PilZ domain-containing protein has translation MAEDEIRPAPSGPSPASERRAAPRRRVLKSGTIEFGSEVIPCTVRSLSAQGAGIEVTSPLWFPDHFVLAVDGERRPCKVVWKRQKRLGLLFE, from the coding sequence ATGGCCGAAGACGAGATCAGGCCCGCGCCGTCAGGGCCATCGCCAGCCAGCGAGCGGCGCGCCGCTCCGCGGCGCCGCGTCCTCAAGTCGGGAACGATCGAGTTCGGCAGCGAAGTCATTCCATGCACGGTGCGCAGTCTGTCGGCGCAGGGGGCCGGCATCGAGGTCACTTCGCCGCTGTGGTTTCCCGACCATTTCGTGCTCGCCGTCGACGGCGAGCGGCGGCCCTGCAAGGTGGTGTGGAAACGGCAGAAGCGGCTTGGGCTCCTGTTCGAGTGA